Part of the Synechococcus sp. HK01-R genome is shown below.
ATCGAGTGGTTCACCCGCTGTCTATGGCCGGGCGCGTGCCCGTCTGGCTTTCGCCAGCTCATCAATTTACATCAACGAGGGGGCTTACGCCTCCTGCTTGATGTCTTGGAGAGCGGAATAGTCCACCTGCACCGAGGGGCCCATGGTGGAGGTCACATACAAGCTCTTCCAGTAACGGCCCTTGGCACCACTGGGCTTGTTGCGATCAATGGTCTCCTGAAGCGTCTTGAGGTTCTCCAGCAGAGCATCGGCCGTGAAGCTTGCTTTGCCGAAACGCACATGCACGATGCCGGTGCGATCGGCACGGAACTCGAGTTTGCCGGCCTTGAATTCCTTGATGGCACCTGCAAGGTCAGTCGTCACAGTGCCGGCCTTGGGGTTAGGCATCAGGCCACGGGGGCCAAGCACGCGACCGAGTTTCGCCACCTTGGGCATCATGTCGGGGGTGGCGATCAGGAGATCGAAGTTCATCTCGCCCTTGGCGATGGAATCAACGAGATCGTCATCACCAGCAAGCTCAGCGCCAGCAGCCTTGGCTTCGGCGACCTTTTCACCGCGGGTCACCACTGCAATCCGCACGGTCTGACCGGTGCCATTCGGCAGCGCGACGGTGGTGCGCAGCTGCTGATCGGTGTACTTGGGATCGATGCCGAGGCGCACATGGGCCTC
Proteins encoded:
- the rplA gene encoding 50S ribosomal protein L1; the protein is MPKLSKRLASLVTKIEDRAYEPLEAIQLIKENATAKFDETMEAHVRLGIDPKYTDQQLRTTVALPNGTGQTVRIAVVTRGEKVAEAKAAGAELAGDDDLVDSIAKGEMNFDLLIATPDMMPKVAKLGRVLGPRGLMPNPKAGTVTTDLAGAIKEFKAGKLEFRADRTGIVHVRFGKASFTADALLENLKTLQETIDRNKPSGAKGRYWKSLYVTSTMGPSVQVDYSALQDIKQEA